The genome window TTGTCACGTCACGAAACATGATCCCTTCATGCGGGAAATCTACAATCGTGCGAATATAATCCTGAACCTGTTTCATGCCGCCCTTCCGCGTAAATCACCCGAACCGTCATAGCCCAGCCCGCGCCCCCTGCGCAAACCCAAAGGCCCCCCATGCGGCTCGCGGATCACACCCCTCCTTCATCCTTTCTTAAATACCGTCCGCAATCTGCTTCGCGCGCCACCGCCTGCGTTCAAAGTATCCGGCCCGCCACAGCATCTAACTTCGCGACCAAGCTCGGATCCCGCGCGTCGGGCTGCGTCAGGATCGCAAATTCCAGCGCCCGGTCACAACCATGCGGGCAGGGTGCGCGATCAGCCCCCAACAGCGCAGGCAGACGTGATACCATGCTGCGGCCCTTGTCGGCATTGCCCATCAAAGTGGCGATAATCTGTGTTACGTCCACCTCACCGTGATCCGGATGCCAGCTGTCATAGTCTGTGATCATCGCGACAGAGGCATAGCAAAGCTCTGCCTCGCGGGCCAATTTCGCCTCCGGCATATTGGTCATGCCGATCACATCCGCGCCCCAGCTTTCGCGGTACATTTTTGATTCCGCCAGTGTCGAGAACTGCGGCCCCTCCATCGCCAGATAAGTGCCGCCGCGATGTACGTTGATGCCCGCGTCCCGTGCGGCAGTCTCGCAAGCGTCGCTCAGGCGCGGGCAGGTCGGGTGGGCCACACTCACATGCGCGACGCATCCGGGGCCGAAAAAGCTTTTCTCTCGCGCCATGGTCCGGTCGATGAACTGGTCGACGACGACAAAATCGCCCGGTGCCATTTCCTCGCGGAACGATCCGCAGGCCGACACGCTGATCACATCGGTACAGCCCAGCCGCTTGAGCGCGTCGATATTGGCGCGGTAGGGCACGGAGGTTGGCGTATGCACATGACCACGCCCATGGCGCGGCAGAAAGACCATGGCCACCCCATCCAGAGTCCCGGTCAGCACCTGATCCGACGGCGCCCCCCATGGGGTTTCCACCGTGACCCAATCGGCATCCTTCAGGCCGTCGATGTCATAGATGCCTGAGCCGCCGATCACGGCGATTTTTGTATCTGTCATGGGGGGTGCCTGTGCCTCGGATGTTTGCCAGTGAAGCTTAAAGAACCTCACAGATTTCAATGGGGTTCAAGTGTTTTTGCCACCGGGGAAGACACGTCTTAGTCAGGAATTGCCAGAGCTCTTCGAGAGTTGGCCCTTGCATCAATGTGTTTCTGCATTGCAGCAGCCTCAGTTTGATCGTCGCCAAGATGCTTTTCATCGTGGTAAAACTACTCTAGGTGCAGCCAAAAGCGCCCCGCATCCGCGATCCGGGCGCTATATCTGTTTTCCGAAAGTCAAAGGACGCCCCTATGCGCGCCACGCTGCACAATTTTGCCAAGAACCTTGATGTGACCGATTTGCGCTGGATGCCGGATGATGGCTTTTCCATTGGGCGGCTGCGCATCGAATTGCTGTCGGGGCTGACCGTGGCGCTGGCTTTGGTACCCGAAGCGGTGGCTTTTGCCTTTGTCGCTGGGGTGCACCCTCTGGTCGGGCTCTATGCCGCCTTCCTTGTAGGTCTCATCACCGCGCTAATCGGCGGCCGGCCCGGCATGATCTCGGGCGCCACGGGCGCACTGGCGGTTGTCATGGTGGCTTTGGTCGCACAGCACGGGGTTGAATACCTCTTTGCTACTGTCGTTCTGATGGGCCTATTGCAGATTTTCGCAGGCGTCATGCAGTGGGGCAAGTTCATCCGTCTGGTGCCGCACCCGGTGATGTTGGGGTTCGTGAACGGCCTCGCCATCGTGATTTTCTTGGCCCAGATGAGCCAGTTTAAAGTGCCCGGCACGATGGTCGACACTGGCCACGGCATGGGTGGTGGTGAATGGCTTTCGGGTCAATCGCTGTACCTGATGTTGGGTCTGGTGGCCGCGACGATGGCGATCATCTGGCTGACACCGCGCATCACGCGCCTGATCCCCGCGCCCTTGGCGGGCATCGGGATTATCGCCGCGCTGGTCATCGGTTTTGGTCTTGATGTGCCGCGCGTTGGTGATCTGGCTTCGATCCAAGGGGGGGTGCCCGCATGGCACATCCCAATGGTGCCGCTGACGTGGGAAACCTTTGAGATCATCCTGCCCTATGCAGTGATTCTTGCGGCAATCGGTCTGATCGAATCCCTGCTGACGCTGAACCTCGTCGGTGATCTAACGGGCAAGCGCGGCGGTGCGAGCCAAGAATGTATCGCCCAAGGTGTCGCCAATACCGTCACTGGTTTCTTCGGTGGCATGGGCGGCTGTGCGATGATCGGGCAGTCGATGATCAACGTGAAATCCGGTGGCCGCACCCGCGTTGCCGGGATCGCGGCGGCGGTGTTTTTGT of Sulfitobacter sp. DSM 110093 contains these proteins:
- a CDS encoding S-methyl-5'-thioadenosine phosphorylase, which translates into the protein MTDTKIAVIGGSGIYDIDGLKDADWVTVETPWGAPSDQVLTGTLDGVAMVFLPRHGRGHVHTPTSVPYRANIDALKRLGCTDVISVSACGSFREEMAPGDFVVVDQFIDRTMAREKSFFGPGCVAHVSVAHPTCPRLSDACETAARDAGINVHRGGTYLAMEGPQFSTLAESKMYRESWGADVIGMTNMPEAKLAREAELCYASVAMITDYDSWHPDHGEVDVTQIIATLMGNADKGRSMVSRLPALLGADRAPCPHGCDRALEFAILTQPDARDPSLVAKLDAVAGRIL
- a CDS encoding SulP family inorganic anion transporter; this encodes MRATLHNFAKNLDVTDLRWMPDDGFSIGRLRIELLSGLTVALALVPEAVAFAFVAGVHPLVGLYAAFLVGLITALIGGRPGMISGATGALAVVMVALVAQHGVEYLFATVVLMGLLQIFAGVMQWGKFIRLVPHPVMLGFVNGLAIVIFLAQMSQFKVPGTMVDTGHGMGGGEWLSGQSLYLMLGLVAATMAIIWLTPRITRLIPAPLAGIGIIAALVIGFGLDVPRVGDLASIQGGVPAWHIPMVPLTWETFEIILPYAVILAAIGLIESLLTLNLVGDLTGKRGGASQECIAQGVANTVTGFFGGMGGCAMIGQSMINVKSGGRTRVAGIAAAVFLLLFILVGSSVIELIPLAALVGVMFMVVIGTFAWNSLTILRKVPLMDAFVIILVTVVTVMEDLAVAVVVGVIVSALAYAWNNARRIHASTRESATEQGAKVYEIHGPLFFGSSDGFSELFDVENDPDVVIVDFADSRVVDQSALQAIEAMAAKYEAAGKRLQLRHLSRDCHRLLTKAGHLMVDSDDDPDYELAVDYDVRTGVLGGH